GGCCGACACTCACGAGGTGCTGGAGGGTGGGTTGTGGGGGCCAGATGGGGGGCCcagagcctggctgctggcattgCTGCCCCCACTGCTGCTGAGAGCCACCTCCGCCGGGCTGTCCGCTACGACGGAGCTGTAacctgggggaaggaagaggggatgaACGAGGCCACCGGCAGCTACCCcagcaccccctgctccccagcagcccctcctccccagcacccaccactccccagcagcccctgctccccagcagccccactcACTGGTGGCACCGTTCTGCTTGCTGGCACCTCCACTTCCACTGCTGTTACTGCTGCcgctgcctccacctcccccgcCAGGCTGGACGCTggggggccggggctgggcagCACTGGGCCCACTGGGGGCTGGTGGGGCCACAGCCTGGGCGTAGGGGGCGGGGGTGCCCGAGTTGTGGCTAGGAGCGGGGCTGGCCTTGGGGCCCAGGGCACTTGGAGGTGCTGCCGGGGCGGGGGCCCCGTTGTTGCCAGGGGTGGTGCTCAGAGCTGaggtggcgggcggggggccgGCCGGGTAGCTGGGCGGCACGGCGGGGGACTGAGAGTGCTGGCTGCTGTGGACCGGCTTGGAGCCGTTTTTGGCTGGAGACTgcgggtgggagagagaggagggtcaGGACCCGCGGGCCGGCAGGGATGCCATACTGAGCCTCCGGCACCCCTTCCCGGGGGCTGGGCGGCCTCACTGAATGGCTTCCACAGCCACCTTCGTGCTTCAAACACCGATGCCTTCCTAGCCCACCCAGCgccccacccagcaccccgcCCTGTCCCCACAACGTCCCCCAGAGGGATGTGACACACTCAAGAGAAACCCGCTGTCCGTGACACGGCCAAGTGCAAACACCTCAGGCCTCACATGAGGCGAGATGGAACCAGCCCGAGCCCAAGAGAAGGAAAGAGCTGCACTGGACAGTGACCGCCCATCACGTAGCGGGCTAAGCACCTCGTGGGGCGTATGAGCACCGCCCAGGAAGCAGGCTGGTGGCGCGCCCATGGCGTTCCGAGGCCAAGCTGCTGGCAAAGACTTGCTCTTGgccatctgggcctgccatcCTGATGCCCCGGCCCCTTGTGCTCACCACACACCCAGCGGGACACGAGCTGACTCCTTCCTGGCACCTCACAGCctcacccctgcctgcctcaggGCCCGGACGGCCCTCCCGTGGCCCACGGGGAGCTAGGGCCCGGGGCCTGCTCCGCTCCCACCGGGAGACACCACCCAAGCAGCGTCTCCCAATGTGTGCTGCCCGGGAGGCGCTGATTCGCAGGGTCACCAGGGGAGAAAGGAACCCTGAGTGCTTCCCCCCTGGGATACCCAGCAGACCTGGCACAGCGCAGCCAAGACCCAGAACCTCCCAGAGAAAGGGCCTGTCTGACGCTGACCTGGCCGGTCTCGGGCTGGTCGGGCTGCACAGGGTCCCTCTGGGCTCTCGGCCCGGCCACCCTCGGCCCTGCGCTCACAGCTGGCCCCGCACACCTGGCGGGCTCACCGCGCGGCACTTTGGGTTTCACTGACGATGCCTGTTACCTGCCACTACCTGGCCCAGGAGCGTCACCCTTCCCCACTGGGCAAGCTCGTCTCCCTCCACCCAGGGCCGATATGCCCTCCAGAGCAGCTTCTGACCTCCCTGCCAGGGAGGCGCCCGGGCCACGCCTGGACcacagcccctgcctgcctgcccctggccCCTCAGGGCAGCCTGTCCCAGAGCCCGCACTGCGGCCATCCTCAGGCTTCAGTGCACCTTTGGGAACCAAAGAAGTAGCAAGCGACATGCCCCTCAGACCCACCTGGCTGACTTCACTGTCCGTGGAGCGTCCCCTCTTCTTGTCATCTTCAGAGTTTTCCTGAGGTGAGGGAGGCACAGTCAGAAACGCGTCATCTCTGAACCCCCAGGACCTGTAACCAGCTGACCCCTCGGGCCTCAGAGCATTCAAGTCCCTGTGCCCCTATCTCACTGGGGATTCTCACTGGGAACCGAGGCCCTGCTCCCAGGTCATCTCCCGGAAACAGCACCACCCGCCAGCCTCCTTGGGGCTGCAGGTCCGACCTCTGCCCAGCCTTCCACCTCCACACCCAGCACCCCGTGTGGCCGTCCATCTCCTCAGCTCTCTGGGGCCCTGGGACCCAGACCCTGGATGCGGAGGTCCTCGCTTCCTCGATACCCCCGTGCTGGGcccccccaggcctcaccgtgGTGCAGTTGGCCGGGCTGGGCGGGATGGGCGagctggaggtggtggaggtgggcgTGCTGCTCGACTGGTTGAAGATCTCGTCCTCCATGTGACTGTGGCTGGGGGGGGAGGTGGCGACCAGCGCCTGTgctgtggggcaggggaggggcgtgCTGAGCTGGCTGGGGcgccccctgcccggccccaccGCCCTGTGCACGCAGGTCACCCCTGGGCCTCACGAATGTCCTCGAGGTCCAGGTCGTCGTAGAGGAACTCATTCTCCTCGAAGTCGGGGTCCTGAGAGGAGTCGACGTAGTACTCCACGTCGTCCTTGATCTTGCGGATGGCGTCCACCAGGATGGAGTCGTTGTCCAGCATGCGCAGGATGGTCTCCAGCATGCGCACGTGGTAGCGGTGCTTCTCGATGTGCCGCTTCAGGCCCTCGATCCGGTCCTGCTTCTGCTGGTGAGCCCAGGGCCAGCTCAGGGGCTGCGGGCGCcgcccagccctcctgccccacaGAACCCGTCCTCAGTCCCACTCGGGCCCCCCCTGCGCGGGCAGTGTGGAgc
This is a stretch of genomic DNA from Myotis daubentonii chromosome 15, mMyoDau2.1, whole genome shotgun sequence. It encodes these proteins:
- the CNOT3 gene encoding CCR4-NOT transcription complex subunit 3 isoform X3: MRAGRRPQPLSWPWAHQQKQDRIEGLKRHIEKHRYHVRMLETILRMLDNDSILVDAIRKIKDDVEYYVDSSQDPDFEENEFLYDDLDLEDIPQALVATSPPSHSHMEDEIFNQSSSTPTSTTSSSPIPPSPANCTTENSEDDKKRGRSTDSEVSQSPAKNGSKPVHSSQHSQSPAVPPSYPAGPPPATSALSTTPGNNGAPAPAAPPSALGPKASPAPSHNSGTPAPYAQAVAPPAPSGPSAAQPRPPSVQPGGGGGGSGSSNSSGSGGASKQNGATSYSSVVADSPAEVALSSSGGSNASSQALGPPSGPHNPPSSTSKESSAAAPAGAGGVAPGSGNNAGGPSLLVPLPVNPPSSPTPSFSDAKAAGALLNGPPQFSAAPEIKAPEPLSSLKSMAERAALSSAIEDPVPTLHLTERDIILSSTAAPPASAQPPLQLSEVNIPLSLGVCPLGPVPLTKEQLYQQAMEEAAWHHMPHPSDSERIRQYLPRNPCPTPPYHHQMPPPHSDTVEFYQRLSTETLFFIFYYLEGTKAQYLAAKALKKQSWRFHTKYMMWFQRHEEPKTITDEFEQGTYIYFDYEKWGQRKKEGFTFEYRYLEDRDLQ